A window from Telopea speciosissima isolate NSW1024214 ecotype Mountain lineage chromosome 8, Tspe_v1, whole genome shotgun sequence encodes these proteins:
- the LOC122672746 gene encoding UDP-glycosyltransferase 87A1-like — protein sequence MSLSGLEKIQGCHVVAIPYPGHGHINPMMNVCTLLAAKGLAVTFVVTEEWLSLIGPGSGSGSGSGPNTPNIRFRTIPNVIPSEKTRGSDFVGFVEAVSTKMEAPLDQLLDRLEPPATHIIADTFLAGPVAIGNRRNIPVTSLWVSSPALFSLHHHYHLLFSHGHLPVPFENISERKDEIITYIPGIPAIRLGDLPFIYFRENEFLKKILEDFSWVTKAQSILVTSFSELQSHTIDTLRGILPIPIYTIGPSIPFKLLQDRITPSEASNSSNAVDYLKWLDCQPKNSVLYVSLGSYLPVSPTQMHEIAMGLHTSGVRYLWVARGEALNLQETCGEMGLVEPWCDQLRVLCHSSVAGFLTHCGWNSILEAIYSGVPMLTFPLLIDQIPNSTLVVEDWKIGLTVKEEIGMEILVGRDKIARVVQRLMDEDEGVQLRERAEVLKRSCQRAIEKGGSTFTNLHAFIGDLGTRRSPRQEPCISDSNEHGNWE from the exons ATGTCTCTCAGTGGCTTAGAGAAAATCCAAGGCTGCCACGTGGTAGCAATACCATACCCAGGTCATGGCCACATCAACCCAATGATGAATGTGTGTACCCTTCTCGCTGCAAAAGGCTTAGCCGTCACATTTGTAGTCACAGAAGAATGGCTCTCCTTAATCGGACcaggatctggatctggatctggatctggtCCAAACACACCTAACATCCGGTTTCGCACAATTCCGAATGTAATCCCATCGGAGAAGACTCGTGGATCGGATTTCGTCGGCTTCGTTGAGGCTGTTTCCACGAAGATGGAAGCACCATTAGATCAGCTTCTTGATCGGCTCGAGCCACCTGCAACTCATATTATAGCTGATACTTTCTTGGCAGGGCCAGTAGCTATAGGGAACCGGAGGAATATACCGGTGACTTCACTCTGGGTGTCTTCGCCGGCGTTGTTTTCATTGCACCATCATTATCACCTCCTCTTTTCTCACGGCCATCTACCAGTTCCATTTGAAAACATCTCAG AAAGGAAAGATGAGATCATAACCTACATTCCAGGAATCCCTGCAATACGCCTGGGAGATCTGCCATTCATTTACTTTCGCGAGaatgaatttttgaaaaagatACTAGAAGACTTCTCTTGGGTAACCAAAGCACAATCCATTCTCGTTACTTCCTTCTCTGAGCTTCAATCCCATACAATTGACACCTTAAGGGGAATACTTCCAATACCCATTTACACAATAGGTCCCTCCATCCCTTTCAAGTTACTTCAAGACAGAATCACACCCTCTGAGGCCAGCAATAGTAGTAATGCTGTGGATTATCTTAAGTGGCTAGACTGTCAACCCAAAAATTCTGTCTTGTATGTCTCATTGGGTAGTTACTTACCTGTGTCCCCCACACAAATGCATGAAATTGCAATGGGGTTGCACACCAGTGGGGTTCGATACTTGTGGGTTGCTCGCGGTGAAGCTCTGAACTTGCAGGAAACTTGTGGTGAAATGGGACTAGTAGAACCATGGTGTGACCAATTGAGGGTCTTATGCCATTCTTCGGTAGCAGGGTTCTTGACACATTGTGGATGGAATTCAATACTAGAAGCCATATACTCAGGGGTGCCAATGCTCACTTTTCCTCTGTTAATTGACCAAATTCCTAACAGCACATTGGTTGTGGAAGACTGGAAGATTGGCTTGACAGTGAAAGAGGAGATTGGAATGGAAATTTTGGTTGGAAGAGATAAGATTGCTCGCGTTGTGCAAAGGTTGATGGATGAAGATGAAGGGGTACAGCTGAGGGAAAGAGCTGAAGTACTTAAGAGATCTTGTCAAAGAGCTATAGAGAAGGGTGGTTCTACTTTCACAAACCTCCATGCTTTTATAGGAGATCTT GGAACACGCAGGAGTCCGAGGCAAGAGCCATGTATCTCGGACTCCAACGAGCATGGGAATTGGGAGTAG